The DNA segment GCAGGAGGAGCAGATCAAAAGTGAAACCAACGATGATGGTTAGTATCTTGTGTGTTCTACATCTGGGTCCTGAGATGGTTAGATGAGATAGGGGAAAGGAGATAATAGCTTTGTAGCTGCGTTTACAGTGGGGATGGAGAGCTCAGACTCACTCGAAACTATAAAAGTAAAGTATTTATGAAGGAGGCCTCTTATAGGTCTGGGGCCAAACATTGGGGTCAAAGTCATTTCCAGCTTGGATCCAAGACACAAGCTCAATTCCTCTTCTGATTTCATGGGTAGATTCCATGATGATGCCTACAATAATTGAACCCGAACACACACTTGACACAGTTCCCAGAAACACATCTCCACAAACTGACAAAAAATTGAATGGGAGTAAATTAAAGGCAGACATAACTTGTTTTCTATATGCCATTGAAACTGATATGAGCAGAGTTCATGTTTGAGTGTGAACTGTTAAATTGCACGAGACAAGTGGTAATTTAATTAGTTTTGATTCCCATCTTATCGTTTATGTCTGATGTCTTGTTCATTTCCAGAGAACACGAGTCGAGAGGACAAGGATCTACAACTCAGCGATCTTGAAGATTTCGACACAATTGAGTCTGAAAGCTCCGAATGCGAGCTCAAGCATCAGTATCACTTAAATACTCACATGACGACGACTGACTGCCCTAACGGTCACATTAAAGACACTTCATTAAAGATAAGTATTCCAGTGTCTCTGGGCGGAGAGCAGGACTCGAGAAAAACCTGTCTGAAAACAAGTTCGGAGGATTGTGAGCACGATGTGAGCAACGGAAGACAAGTTAAAACGTGCTACGAGCAAGGCCACCAAATACTAGACGGGAAACCAAGAATCTGGTCGCTGGCCCAAACTGCAACTTCTTTGAACCAGACTGAGTATCCGTCGTGTATGCTGAGATGTCAGCCAACCATGTCCCCGTCTCCCGTGGCCGACTCTCCTGTGCACGTTAATGACAGGCAGGATTCGCCGGTCACAACTCTCAGAAACTGGGTAGATGGGGTTTTCCACGACCCTCTGTTTAGGCACAGCACTTTGAATCAGGCTTTGACCAACACTTCCGTTTCTTGGACCACGACCACCAAAGGCTCAATACTGGAGACAGGTGCGCTCGACCGCTCTCTTGGAAACAACGTTGTCAAAGGACACGCTCCCATGCAGCACCAGGATTCCACCAAGGACACTATGAATTTCCCCAAAAATGTGAACAAACTTTTCTGTTCGTAACACGCCAAATTAGATTTTTACTTACAAGAGACTTGCGGTATAGGCCTGTGTTTATGGGCGTTTAACATGAGCAATTGAACTGAGAATAAGCTGTTGAAGTTGGTTACATCTGtttcatgattcttttttaagCAAGGATATATTTGTGTACAATGGCATTTCACTGGTGAATTTGCAAACGGGATTCGTTTGAGCGTATTAGTATTTCGTTTTAAACGCACGttccaaatatataaatgtataacTGAAAGTTTACATTCGAAAAAAAGTTTACAggatattttctttttcttataGCATGCAAATGTTACAGAATATGCTTTAGATCTCAGTTGAGCCATCGTTAACATTTGGCTTGTGAGTCACActgttgaaagaaaaaaagtcacACAAATGCACTGCTTTCCGAAAATTGAAGGCTAGTATCTCAAGTTTGTTcactaaaataaaaaaatgtcatTTTCTGAATAGCTCGTGTGTTCAGATTGCGTCAATGATAGTCGCTGTCCATGGTACTGAAATACAGCGGTTTTTTTTCAAATTGCAGACACAACATTTGGTCTGTGAAAGGCCTAATACTGGAAATAGCCTGTTAGCATTGCATTTATGCTATAGGCCTGCTTCATATTTTTAGAACTATTCAATTTATTTTGAGGCTATAGCCTATGTGAATCTGACAGTAACACAAATATCTCCTTCAGGCTATCTTCAATCATGACTCGCGTTTTTGAGGAAGCATCCACTCTCGCCATCagacaaggagaaggagagagccttCAAGAAATATACCTATGTCAGAGAGAAAGATTTGGCTCATTAATACACTATAAACAGCCTGTAATTGGGATGTACACAGTCATATTTCATGTCAGAGTATTGATTTCCACATCCCTCTTGATAATATTGTCGAAATATCTAAACCCTTCCTATGATCCGCTGTCAACGGGGTAAGTTATTCGCTATACGACCGCTAATAGGTGCAGCAGCCGCAAATAATTTGATGTGAAGTTTTCATTTTGACACTAACCCCTCAATTTCTGAGGGCTCTCCGACCCGAGATTCCTCCGCCTGCGAGAGGCTTTACTCAGAGGCTCGTCTTCAAGTGAAAAGGGCAAAGGAACTGGAATTAGTTGTTGTAGATAAAAAGGGCAGGAATAAGGAGTCAAGGGTACTTGACAGTAATGGCAAAAGTGGCCTCCCAGGGGACTGTCTTCCTGTGAGAGATGCTCCGATGATGAATTTTAATGTGAAAGCCAAACGAGGGAGATCTTCCCTAGAAGACCTGCTAGCGGACAAAGGATTTTTCTATCACAGTCAGGTGGAGCATATGGATCTATTTGTGTTCTTCCTTCAACTCCTCTCATGTAGGAAGTTCCAATAGCTATAGTCACACAATACGAATGAGAGAGGTTACGGGGTAATTTCAATAGAGGGCTAGGACAATGGTGTCTGTCATAGTTAAACCCAAGTGTTTGTGAATTAGATTAGCTGGATAAATCTTCCTTTTTTTGTCACGGAAGAAAAATAAAAGCCATTGACCATATTAAAAGGACACAAAATCAAAGCAAATTGTCACCAAGGGCTAATGCATTATGTCTAGATCATTATTATCTTCGCTATAGATGTCTTATTCCATAGTATCCTATTTACTGAAAAGAGCTAACagcagaaagtgtgtgtggtctgtgtgtgtatgtgtgtgtgtctgagagagagagttgcttTATAATGTGAAGACTAAATCATTCAGCCATGGCAAATTCGAACGCACAGAGGAGGGGATGCTAAATTAACAGCGCTTTTTACACAGAGACCAAATAAAAGTGCAATCAGCGACGCGTTACTTTTCATTAAGCGAGTTTGACAGCAGCATATTCAGACTCGACAAGGGAGCAGGGTCCGGGAAAATGACTGCTCTCGAACCGAGAGTCATAAGATAATTCCTTAAGCTCCATTAACAACTCTTAGCCGCAGGAAATGGGCTCCCTGAAAACATCTCAGAATCTAAAAGCTTTATCGACCTGGCAAACCTCGGTTGATGGGTTCTATTTTTTTCCTTCGTCTTTTTTCAACTTAAGGGAACAGTAACGTCCAACCGAGGTAATAGACTTTGACACAAAACATTAACTGTGAAATAAGAAAAATGCGAGTAAGGGCATTCTTAAACAATCCCTTTAAACGATATCAATTAGAGGTTTGAAACCGAATGTGAGGCCTAATGTAGAGTGATAATGAATTAAATCAAATACAATGGGTAACATTCCATTTACAAAGAGGAGACATGTACCGAATTGATATATGTACCCTCAATTTACTCTAAAGGAAATAATACGTGCTATTAAAATGTGTTGGCTGCATTGTATTCAATCATCCAAGCTATCTTAATGTATTTGATAGTACTGTATTGGTCAAATTAGATATTAGTAGACAAATCATATACATACCTTTTCAAATTAAATAACATAATGTGTACCAATAACATACTGATTACAATCCATGTTTCCCCTTATCCAAATGTAAAGTCTGAGAAGGGTAGGGATGAAGGCCTAGTAATAGTGAGTCCAGCCAGCCCTTCACAGGGGTCCTATGTCAGGTTAAGACTAAGATGACATGGCTTGCACCATGACACATCAAAAATTGAGTTGTCCTTTTTGATCTTGGCATTTGCAGGTATTAGTAAACAAAAGAATGTATTAAGGAATCATTctaatcacacaaacacatacaagcacaggCACACTTTTTATCATTGTATAAGGTTTAGGTCCAACAACAATCAATTGATTTGAAAGGCCTTTCATTCTAAAGCATATAAAGTATGTGCGGAACATTATGTAACATACAGGAGAGTAAAGCCACAACGCCCATAAACAGCCCGCAGCCCTCTAATCAAAatgaaacatttattttatctttattttaagaaatttaAATGTGATCTAAATGTCATTTGCTCTGAATACCTTGAATAGTTCTGGTTGATTGATAAACATGAATAAAAACATCTTAACATTCGATAGTCACttgtaaagagagggagagagagagaaagagagacagagggagagcaaaagagagagaaatgcaggacgcagggagaaagtgagacagagattGTAAAAAgtgagatagaaagcaagaaaATTAGAGTAActgagtgagagaagagagagcaagacccAGGAAAAGCCAaagttagaaagagagaagagagagagatagagaagtgagagagagagaagggagagaagagagagagagacagagagacagagcgagagggagaagagagggagagagcaagagggaggtcTGTCAACACTCCCCGGTGTCCAGGAAGTCCTCAACAGACACCAGACTGAGTGCCCCCATCACCCCTCTGGGCTGCCAACACGTCCCTTAAGTCACTCTGGAGGTCAACATGTTTCAGTCTGGCCACCATCACTACTTAATGAACCCTTCTcaggcctgtctgcctgcctgcctgcctgcctgcctgcctgcctgcctgcctgcctgcctgtctgaatgtctgtctgctttcctgc comes from the Osmerus eperlanus chromosome 7, fOsmEpe2.1, whole genome shotgun sequence genome and includes:
- the irx4a gene encoding iroquois-class homeodomain protein IRX-4a; this encodes MSYPQFGYPYSSAPQFLMTTNSLTTCCESTGRSISDSGVAATAQTPVYCPVYESRLLATARHELSSAAALGVYGNPYTSGQGYGNYVTYGTDASAFYSLGTFDSKDATASAHAGITQAAAYYPYDPTLGQYQYDRYGSIDGGTRRKNATRETTSTLKAWLQEHRKNPYPTKGEKIMLAIITKMTLTQVSTWFANARRRLKKENKMTWPPRNKCSDEKRYDEDDDGSQEEQIKSETNDDENTSREDKDLQLSDLEDFDTIESESSECELKHQYHLNTHMTTTDCPNGHIKDTSLKISIPVSLGGEQDSRKTCLKTSSEDCEHDVSNGRQVKTCYEQGHQILDGKPRIWSLAQTATSLNQTEYPSCMLRCQPTMSPSPVADSPVHVNDRQDSPVTTLRNWVDGVFHDPLFRHSTLNQALTNTSVSWTTTTKGSILETGALDRSLGNNVVKGHAPMQHQDSTKDTMNFPKNVNKLFCS